One segment of Atribacterota bacterium DNA contains the following:
- a CDS encoding Gfo/Idh/MocA family oxidoreductase, with translation MYVASLVYAHYEQVVAVLREGKDVLCEKPLALNRARREEMAKFAEKMGLLLSVGYMMRYNVYHREIKRVVAEGILGQLVVGRAQLTCRYPPIPSTWRQVKALGGGVLMDMVGDCVGLLEWFLGKAKAVFGFLDAIVHAHEVGDITAVLLKFGKGAQGIIDNYFNIPERAVRDVLEIYETRGAILVENTIGQDGGGNLFLCEEDSTEYDAAQKREELGYRKIQLNFQSRCPVILERLMRSVAGSEEERYRKSVQKLESETRQLLGSYTDLVKKEG, from the coding sequence GTGTATGTGGCATCGCTGGTGTACGCTCACTATGAACAAGTGGTGGCTGTGCTCCGGGAGGGCAAGGACGTTCTCTGCGAAAAACCACTGGCTTTGAATCGTGCCCGGAGAGAAGAAATGGCAAAATTTGCTGAAAAAATGGGGCTTCTGCTCAGCGTAGGTTATATGATGCGTTATAATGTATACCATCGTGAGATCAAAAGAGTGGTTGCAGAAGGAATCCTGGGACAGCTTGTAGTCGGAAGGGCTCAGTTAACTTGCCGTTACCCACCTATTCCTTCTACCTGGAGACAGGTCAAGGCGCTCGGTGGAGGAGTGCTTATGGATATGGTAGGAGACTGTGTTGGCCTTCTGGAGTGGTTTTTGGGAAAGGCGAAAGCGGTTTTTGGATTCCTTGACGCTATCGTCCACGCCCATGAGGTTGGGGATATTACCGCAGTCCTTCTCAAATTTGGGAAGGGAGCACAAGGGATAATTGACAACTACTTCAACATTCCAGAACGAGCAGTCCGAGATGTCCTTGAAATTTATGAAACGCGAGGTGCAATTTTAGTTGAAAATACAATTGGCCAGGATGGTGGAGGAAACCTCTTTTTGTGTGAGGAGGACTCCACAGAGTATGATGCAGCTCAAAAGCGTGAAGAATTAGGATATCGGAAGATTCAATTGAACTTTCAGTCTCGTTGTCCCGTTATCCTCGAGAGGTTGATGCGTTCAGTCGCTGGATCCGAGGAGGAACGGTACCGGAAATCAGTGCAGAAATTGGAGTCCGAAACTCGACAGTTATTGGGATCATATACCGATCTGGTCAAGAAAGAAGGATGA
- a CDS encoding glycosyltransferase family 2 protein, with translation MESIAVSIVIPVFDEEDVLSETYRRLTTVMEKIGQSYELIFVNDGSQDGSRVILEELARKDQRVRVIHFSRNFGHQAAITAGMDYARGRAVIVIDADLQDPPEVIPEMLTKWREGYEVVYGKRIKREGETFFKRFTALLFYRLLQKMTNVDIPLDTGDFRLLDRKVVEVMRLLREKNRFVRGLVSWIGFRQVALPYVREKRFAGETKYPLRKMLKLAWDGMTSFSDKPLKIASYVGFLLSLVSFVYLLVIIISKLLGKSTVPGWASLAVINLFFSGIILVILGVMGEYIGRIYDEAKGRPLYIVEKITGESSTKDERS, from the coding sequence ATGGAATCTATCGCGGTGTCAATTGTTATCCCGGTTTTTGATGAGGAGGACGTTCTTTCTGAGACCTATCGTCGGCTCACGACCGTTATGGAAAAAATAGGGCAATCCTATGAGCTCATCTTTGTCAACGATGGGAGTCAGGATGGAAGTCGCGTGATTCTTGAGGAACTCGCTCGAAAGGATCAGCGAGTCCGGGTAATCCATTTTTCTCGAAACTTTGGTCATCAGGCAGCGATTACCGCTGGCATGGATTACGCTAGAGGGAGGGCGGTGATCGTCATCGATGCTGACCTTCAGGACCCCCCGGAGGTAATTCCAGAGATGCTGACCAAATGGCGAGAAGGGTATGAAGTTGTCTATGGAAAACGCATCAAAAGAGAAGGGGAAACCTTTTTCAAACGCTTCACAGCCCTGCTTTTCTACCGCCTCTTGCAGAAAATGACAAACGTTGACATTCCACTTGACACTGGGGACTTTCGACTTTTGGATCGGAAAGTGGTGGAAGTCATGCGCCTTCTGCGGGAGAAAAATCGTTTTGTAAGAGGCCTTGTAAGCTGGATTGGGTTCCGCCAGGTTGCTCTCCCCTATGTGCGAGAAAAGCGCTTCGCCGGTGAAACTAAATACCCTTTGCGGAAAATGTTGAAGCTGGCCTGGGATGGTATGACCTCCTTTTCGGATAAACCATTGAAAATTGCTTCTTATGTTGGGTTTTTGCTTTCCTTGGTGAGTTTTGTTTATCTTCTGGTGATCATCATCAGTAAACTCTTGGGGAAAAGCACTGTCCCTGGCTGGGCCTCGCTGGCCGTCATTAACCTTTTTTTCAGCGGAATTATCCTCGTTATCCTGGGGGTAATGGGAGAGTATATCGGACGTATTTACGATGAGGCAAAGGGTCGCCCTCTCTACATTGTGGAGAAAATAACCGGTGAGTCCTCTACAAAAGATGAACGTTCGTAA
- a CDS encoding DegT/DnrJ/EryC1/StrS family aminotransferase yields MEKLAILGGAPLNKNPFPVWPAFSEKTKKEALRPLETGLVNYWTGTKGMEFERKWAEYCGCQFGISTTNGTSALHTALAACEIGPGDEVIVTSYSFIASAFCVLQAGAIPVFADVRRETHTLDPEDVEKKITPRTKAILPVHLYGIPCDMDALMDIAQKHGLYVIEDCAQAHGSEYRGKKVGSIGHAGCFSFCQSKHFTTGGEGGCVTTDSEEIAWRARSFRDHGYDVKERLRLLELEKKLFYIHERVGFNYRMTEIQSIIGLCELERFDSWNRSRRVAIGEKLLEAFSGHEAVLCLPPHKQEGKFISFWLFPIVLDINKISCSIKEFWQAVEAEGVPVVPVLWPQMYREKAFLEHNGFGRTKFPFRSIEYTNPHSVAYDRVFCSNAAFLEERTFCFPCHPVYEDEHVELMVRAFEKVYAYYKK; encoded by the coding sequence ATGGAAAAATTAGCGATTCTGGGAGGGGCACCACTGAATAAAAACCCGTTTCCCGTATGGCCAGCCTTTTCAGAAAAAACCAAAAAAGAAGCGCTGAGGCCTTTGGAAACGGGTCTGGTGAATTATTGGACTGGGACAAAGGGTATGGAGTTTGAGAGGAAGTGGGCTGAATACTGTGGATGTCAATTTGGAATTTCCACCACCAATGGAACCTCGGCTTTACACACTGCACTGGCTGCCTGTGAGATTGGCCCGGGCGATGAGGTCATCGTGACATCCTATTCTTTTATTGCTTCGGCTTTTTGTGTACTCCAGGCTGGGGCTATTCCCGTCTTTGCTGATGTACGGCGAGAAACGCACACCCTTGACCCGGAGGACGTGGAGAAGAAAATCACACCTCGAACGAAGGCCATCCTTCCGGTACACCTCTATGGGATCCCTTGCGATATGGATGCTCTCATGGATATCGCCCAAAAACACGGTCTTTATGTCATTGAAGATTGTGCTCAGGCCCATGGAAGTGAGTACCGAGGAAAAAAAGTGGGAAGTATTGGCCATGCCGGATGTTTTAGTTTCTGCCAGTCCAAACACTTCACGACCGGGGGAGAGGGTGGGTGTGTCACCACCGATAGCGAAGAAATTGCTTGGAGAGCCCGTTCTTTTCGAGATCACGGATATGATGTGAAAGAAAGATTACGACTTCTTGAGCTGGAAAAAAAGCTCTTCTATATCCACGAGCGGGTGGGATTCAACTACCGGATGACGGAAATCCAGTCGATTATTGGACTGTGTGAGCTGGAACGGTTCGATTCCTGGAACCGGTCCCGAAGGGTGGCTATTGGAGAAAAACTCTTGGAAGCATTCTCAGGGCATGAGGCAGTTCTCTGTCTCCCACCACATAAACAAGAAGGAAAGTTTATCTCCTTTTGGCTTTTTCCCATTGTCCTTGACATAAACAAAATTTCCTGTAGCATCAAGGAATTTTGGCAAGCAGTCGAGGCTGAGGGTGTACCGGTGGTGCCAGTTCTCTGGCCGCAGATGTACCGCGAAAAAGCGTTTCTCGAACATAATGGTTTTGGACGAACCAAATTTCCTTTCCGGTCGATCGAGTACACCAATCCGCACTCGGTAGCCTACGACAGGGTATTCTGTTCCAATGCTGCGTTTTTGGAGGAACGAACCTTTTGTTTCCCCTGTCACCCTGTTTATGAAGACGAACATGTTGAACTCATGGTGCGGGCTTTTGAAAAAGTGTATGCGTACTATAAAAAGTAA
- a CDS encoding glycosyltransferase family 39 protein — MKKWLPVLLLTFFSFGISLYNLGSRKVPETFWEPQRKGETITVDLGEVVTVGRIAFFGGIVRQGTYRAEYSEDGSTWSDGPIIKPEWVFRWEHCDGTWRGRYFKIIVDIPRGMLGEIGFFEVGQRNPLSVHAVLPVSAFPEVSEGFENLFDEQDMVQYFHSYLTGTYFDEIYHARTAYEHLHRLEPYEWTHPPLGKLVIALGIALFGMNPLGFRIMGVIFGTLLIPLFYLLARRLLQGEKHALFATFLFTFEFMRFVQARIATIDTYVVFFILGAYYFLLRYLQRRDRIDYQALLFSGIFFGCGAATKWTVLYAGLGMMVLFFLDFFRRFREKAWFKEVVWRKLLPFCLLSFVLIPVSIYALSYIPYTLVPGHSIADIWRYQKQMYHYHKDLKATHPFASPWWQWPIIVRPIWLYQGEGLSKGMISSIVSMGNPAIWWLGVLVLLALLFFTELRQGSLLPFILLGFFSQYMPWVFVPRITFIYHYYGCVPFLILLIGVFFQRLEERSSAYACLIWVYSLIVVVLFIMFYPILSGAVVSQNYVGQFVQWLPSWVFYVGG, encoded by the coding sequence ATGAAAAAGTGGTTACCGGTTTTATTGCTTACTTTTTTTTCTTTCGGGATTTCTCTCTACAATCTCGGTTCACGAAAGGTGCCAGAAACGTTCTGGGAACCACAAAGAAAGGGAGAAACAATCACCGTGGATCTTGGGGAAGTGGTCACAGTCGGGCGGATTGCCTTCTTTGGTGGTATCGTTCGCCAGGGTACCTATCGGGCGGAATATTCCGAAGATGGCAGTACTTGGAGTGATGGTCCTATCATAAAACCGGAGTGGGTTTTCCGCTGGGAACACTGTGATGGTACCTGGCGTGGTCGGTACTTTAAGATTATTGTGGATATACCAAGGGGCATGCTTGGCGAAATTGGTTTTTTCGAAGTCGGGCAAAGGAATCCCCTTTCAGTCCATGCTGTTTTGCCGGTATCAGCATTTCCGGAGGTGTCAGAGGGATTTGAAAATCTTTTTGATGAACAAGATATGGTACAGTACTTCCATTCTTATCTCACTGGAACGTATTTTGACGAAATTTACCATGCCCGAACAGCATATGAGCATCTCCACCGGCTGGAACCATACGAGTGGACTCATCCACCTTTGGGAAAGCTCGTCATTGCTCTGGGAATAGCCCTTTTTGGAATGAACCCCCTTGGTTTCCGGATTATGGGCGTTATCTTTGGGACACTCCTTATTCCGCTTTTTTATCTTCTGGCGCGACGTCTCTTGCAAGGAGAAAAACATGCCCTCTTTGCTACCTTCCTTTTTACCTTTGAGTTTATGCGCTTTGTTCAGGCTCGAATTGCTACCATCGATACGTATGTGGTCTTCTTCATTCTGGGCGCGTACTATTTCCTCCTGCGGTATCTCCAAAGAAGGGACAGAATTGATTACCAGGCTCTTCTTTTTTCGGGAATCTTTTTCGGCTGTGGTGCGGCCACCAAATGGACGGTACTCTATGCTGGGTTGGGGATGATGGTGCTTTTTTTCCTTGATTTCTTCAGGCGTTTTCGAGAGAAAGCCTGGTTTAAAGAGGTGGTGTGGCGCAAGCTCCTGCCTTTTTGCCTGTTATCCTTCGTGCTTATTCCGGTTTCCATTTATGCTCTTTCCTATATTCCGTATACCCTCGTTCCCGGTCACAGTATCGCAGACATCTGGCGATACCAGAAGCAGATGTACCATTATCACAAAGACCTTAAGGCCACTCACCCTTTTGCTAGTCCCTGGTGGCAGTGGCCGATCATCGTTCGGCCCATATGGCTTTATCAGGGAGAAGGGCTTTCCAAGGGTATGATTTCCAGCATTGTTTCCATGGGGAATCCAGCCATCTGGTGGCTGGGAGTATTGGTACTCCTCGCTCTTCTCTTTTTTACGGAACTCAGACAGGGCTCTCTTTTACCTTTTATTCTTCTTGGTTTCTTTTCCCAGTATATGCCTTGGGTTTTTGTGCCTCGCATTACCTTTATTTACCATTATTATGGGTGTGTGCCGTTTCTCATTCTTCTGATTGGTGTTTTCTTCCAAAGACTGGAAGAACGTTCTTCAGCATATGCTTGCTTGATTTGGGTGTACAGCCTAATTGTGGTGGTGTTGTTTATCATGTTCTATCCGATTCTTTCTGGAGCAGTGGTGAGCCAAAACTATGTTGGGCAATTTGTGCAATGGCTCCCAAGTTGGGTATTCTACGTAGGGGGGTAA
- a CDS encoding GtrA family protein codes for MSPLQKMNVRNDFIQFVKFGLVGIANTLIDFGIFVLLHGYLQVFYALAQVVSYSCGMVNSYLINKFWTFQNRKGIQLNEVVKFGVVNLLSLGVSLTLLYFVRGRVNWGVVESKILATSGSLFVNFVGSKFWVFAENKR; via the coding sequence GTGAGTCCTCTACAAAAGATGAACGTTCGTAACGATTTCATCCAGTTTGTCAAATTTGGTTTGGTAGGAATAGCCAATACGCTCATCGATTTTGGAATTTTTGTCCTCCTTCACGGATACCTGCAAGTATTTTATGCTCTTGCTCAGGTGGTTTCTTACTCCTGTGGCATGGTCAATAGTTACCTTATCAATAAGTTCTGGACCTTTCAAAATCGAAAAGGAATTCAATTGAACGAGGTGGTCAAATTTGGAGTGGTTAACCTTCTTTCTTTGGGGGTTTCCCTTACGCTCCTTTACTTTGTCCGTGGGCGGGTAAACTGGGGGGTGGTGGAAAGCAAAATTCTTGCCACTTCAGGGTCGCTTTTTGTGAACTTTGTGGGAAGTAAGTTCTGGGTGTTTGCCGAAAACAAGAGGTGA